In a single window of the Oscarella lobularis chromosome 4, ooOscLobu1.1, whole genome shotgun sequence genome:
- the LOC136186230 gene encoding carboxyl-terminal PDZ ligand of neuronal nitric oxide synthase protein-like, which translates to MSWGALLRRRKPKDGSYTVVDDGYDTRIPLHNEEAFEHGIHFRAKFIGSLEVARPSSRVEIVASMRRIRYEFRVKNEKKKKCHITISVRGIKVLKRRRRDARRRKKGLPVDENEILMMNHPIYRIFYVSHDSLDLKIFSYIVRDGPDNVFKCNVFKALKKSQALHIVRTIGQAFEVCHKYQIRDRDETKKTAENEANEEVEDTASSSPPPPQTVDDETKDAAGDSGTEETPIEPLINIDQQSEQQSNKPSLVRIVSTPLVKQGGHDVVGPSVSMPPKESQTGLPFHPPNATLLSRNAWTQKPTVMNQSALEPVVASATVTNPFNPDDSDDVSGLEALFQSERLARIEAENKAHELKAEVDVLTQKFEAEMTARIQAQAKVHQLLIRNSDLLAHLNELVRGMEPPQLANPNNNGDSSMPMLNGTAMTAAAAASTPFFPVTATSAEFTQADLTGSERVVKEPVAVAPDDDVALDNELTEIMAGSNSVDPLASSSTTTTAKATATASLFPSETEFDRLAAEAAANSNDGP; encoded by the exons ATGAGTTGGGGAGCGCTACTGCGTCGCCGAAAAC CCAAAGACGGCTCGTACAcggtcgtcgacgacggataCGACACGCGCATTCCCCTTCACAACGAAGAGGCGTTCGAACACGGCATTCATTTTCGAGCGAAG tTCATCGGTTCGCTCGAAGTCGCACGACCGTCGAgtcgcgtcgaaatcgtcgcgtcTATGCGACGAATTCGG TACGAGTTTCGCgtgaagaacgagaagaagaagaaatgtcACATCACGATATCCGTTCGAGGAATCAAAGTcttgaaacgtcgtcgacgagac GCgcggcgaagaaaaaagggtCTTCCtgttgacgagaacgagataTTGATGATGAACCATCCCATATATCG gattttCTACGTGTCGCACGATTCGCTCGACTTGAAGATATTCAGCTACATCGTTCGAGACGGACCCGATAACGTCTTCAAGTGCAACGTCTTCAAAGCGCTGAAGAAG TCGCAGGCGTTGCACATCGTTCGAACGATCGGCCAAGCGTTCGAAGTCTGCCACAAATACCAAATTCGAgatcgcgacgaaacgaaaaagacggcggagaacgaagcgaacgaagaagtcgaagacacggcgtcttcgtcgccgccgccgccacagacggtcgacgacgaaacgaaagacgccgccggcgacaGCGGCACGGAGGAGACCCCCATCGAACCCCTTATCAACATCGATCAACAGTCCGAACAACAGTCGAATAAGCCGTCTCTCGTTCGCATCGTAAGCACGCCGCTCGTAAAACAAGGCGGTCACGACGTCGTTGGGCCGAGCGTTTCCATGCCGCCTAAGGAGTCGCAGACGGGATTGCCGTTTCATCCTCCCAACGCGACTTTGCTCAGTCGGAACGCGTGGACGCAA AAACCGACTGTTATGAATCAATCAGCCTTGGAACCCGTTGTCGCCTCCGCGACAGTGACGAATCCTTTTAATCCAGATGAtagtgatgacgtcagtggTCTCGAAGCACTTTTCCAATCCGAGAGGCTAGCGCGAATTGAAGCGGAG AACAAGGCTCATGAACTAAAGGCCGAAGTGGATGTCCTGACTCAAAAATTCGAAGCCGAAATGACAGCGCGAATCCAAGCCCAG GCGAAAGTCCACCAGTTGCTCATTCGAAACAGCGACCTATTGGCCCATCTCAACGAGCTAGTACGCGGCATGGAACCGCCACAGCTTGCAAATCCAAACAACAATGGCGATAGCAGCATGCCCATGTTGAATGGGACTGCAAtgacagcggcggcggcggcgtctaCGCCCTTTTTCCCCGTCACGGCCACGTCAGCCGAATTCACGCAAGCCGACTTGACGGGTTCTGAACGCGTAGTCAAAGAGCCTGTTGCCGTAGCccctgacgacgacgtcgcattAGACAATGAGCTGACCGAAATTATGGCGGGAAGCAATAGCGTTGATCCtctggcgtcgtcgtcaacgacgacgactgcaaaagcaacggcgacggcttcTCTCTTTCCGTCCGAGACGGAATTTGATCGGCTAGCGGCTGAAGCGGCGGCAAATAGCAATGACGGGCCGTGA
- the LOC136186238 gene encoding mediator of RNA polymerase II transcription subunit 18-like, translated as MNSREFRALGRVGADNVEAVLHRLRGVCDNAAVGGAPFRERELYYQIKSATSSLSLIARKSLLDEKSPWDLRYYGPVESSRTSPVQNRSCIQAATSEQLPQFLQEMGFLLQNELEFEGFCFLKGKYKVSLYKVIRINTKGDKQEAGQARIFEFSTVVSTGQGQEATVAEMNAFIDHLKPLVNFHPGGRAERGDAGAAS; from the exons ATGAATTCTCGCGAATTCCGCGCATTGGGCAGAGTTGGCGCCGACAACGTCGAAGCCGTGCTCCACAGACTACGCGGAGTCTGCGACAATGCGGCAGTGGGCGGGGCGCCTTTTAGGGAACGCGAACTCTACTATCAGATAA AGTCCGCTACGTCTTCGCTGAGTCTGATAGCACGCAAGTCGCTTCTCGATGAGAAATCGCCCTG GGATCTTCGCTATTATGGTCCTGTTgaatcgtcgagaacgagccCCGTGCAAAATCGGAGTTGCATTCAGGCAGCCACTAGTGAACAGTTGCCTCAGTTTCTGCAAGAAATGGGATTTCT GCTTCAAAACGAATTGGAATTTGAGGGATTCTGTTTTCTGAAAGGAAAGTATAAGGTTTCTCTGTACAAAGTTATAAGA ATCAATACAAAGGGTGACAAGCAGGAAGCAGGACAGGCAAGGATATTTGAGTTTAGTACAGTTGTTTCCACGGGGCAGGGGCAG GAGGCAACCGTAGCTGAAATGAATGCTTTTATTGATCACTTGAAACC GTTAGTTAATTTTCATCCAGGCGGGCGAGCGGAACGAGGAGATGCCGGTGCGGCGAGCTAA
- the LOC136186223 gene encoding transmembrane channel-like protein 1, translated as MAGRRRRLHNDVRIEIDGVDGPSSSSQARPGRLLTNRAAPSVLRPSEQLRRYRYGSEAQPHVGGGPGGGGRANEHTADLYANLLELREGAVKTPEVADTAYEHLYDHLQDVLEAGQVLRQLPMNMSEKRKLFKLCKRFELRNINALSGVDSWKFNWIRLKVAAQKRWAALTSFSLFGGAVKSVERSHGSGVASYFLFLRALLGLNVFLFILMLGFVIIPQVVIGDGLDVPPSVKNGSKLSLILDGKGYLMEYSVLFYGYYDNATRVGDGSSSGYSLPLAYAVTIGVVLILSFIFLARRVLGQDNVAVYTARKKMPFTWFLLASWDYSIANKRASDDRSEIITDKLRKAIKQDELPYQKWCVRLIRAAVHGLVILLLVGSVCAIYFTVRSARCILLTSQDLDLTQFLDKGTAGIGDFFSVMRVPLVVSSLNIVMPFFFELMSQWNWEKRHPRAYLKLTLARSFILYLANFIVLLVSLFTQMTSNLTMGNEEDISCCLQAVRSQYPNGEMIINEQPACQQLAEAHARNIVKDSASCYDYLQRSHSNVVEKFSCLATIGSHFGHQSRRCWETLVGQELFKLLCIDLLLEIIVSIFLAEFVRGVFVKTNGFKCCGSLAKKIKCASFSTSQNVLSLVYQQSLAWFGTLFCPFLLGIAAFGCLIVLLLRTVMCRWFLRPQHVFRDFRGSARYYHMVALLGMLLVTLFAVGYVFVELEPSSSCGPFRSLPSMGSIVSQEIQGWTSWLVTTVDYIRSAAVVCILLLLLCALAYYQWCQATAYKEFQKDLVFQMKVLRSKLKVNRPTGSASNTLRSPVSRVALTTPDGDVRTVTLPRVIPSLPPQPPAPAPVVAPSRFEAKKKQKESNEGKQKKKEQKKNKKEEKKKKKEDKQSLLESDHTEHYNDVFEDLYAVGRRDASINRPPRDAKRQPHMGAARLGVPLPGLQLASSERFMAHISVPDRFVGTDDDPLMEEEMPADFFRNPLLPQESTL; from the exons ATGgcaggaagaagacgtcgactgCACAACGACGTGCGCATAGAGATAGACG GTGTCGACggaccgtcgtcgtcgtcgcaagcGAGACCGGGACGACTGCTGACGAATCGAGCAGCGCCGTCGGTCTTGCGGCCGTCCGAGCAGCTGCGACGCTATCGCTACGGATCCGAAGCCCAGCCGCACGTGGGAGGAGGAccaggaggaggaggaagagctAATGAACACACAGC TGATCTGTATGCTAATCTTCTTGAATTGCGAGAAGGCGCCGTGAAGACACCTGAAGTGGCTGATACAGCCTACGAGCATCTCTACGATCACTTGCAAGACGTGCTCGAGGCTGGCCAAGTGCTTAGGCAGCTCCCCATGAACATgagcgaaaagagaaagcttTTTAA ACTGTGCAAACGATTTGAATTGAGGAATATCAACGCTCTATCAGGAGTAGATTCGTGGAAATTCAATTGGATTCGA CTCAAAGTAGCCGCTCAAAAACGTTGGGCTGCTCTGACcagtttctctctctttggcGGAGCCGTGAAAAGCGTTGAAC GTTCTCACGGATCCGGCGTGGCttcttattttctctttcttcgtgCTCTGTTGGGAttgaacgtttttctttttattctGATGCTTGGATTTGTCATAATACCTCAG GTCGTTATCGGAGACGGACTCGACGTTCCTCCCAGCGTGAAAAATGGATCAAAACTCTCCTTGATTTTAGATGGAAAG GGTTACCTCATGGAATACTCCGTTCTTTTCTACGGATATTACGACAACGCTACGCGTGTCGGCGACGGATCTAGCTCAGGCTACAGCCTTCCTCTAGCGTATGCCGTGACTATCGGCGTTGTCCTTATATTaagttttattttcttgGCGAGACG GGTTCTGGGACAAGACAACGTTGCCGTTTATACGGCTCGAAAAAAGATGCCGTTCACTTGGTTCTTGCTGGCCAGCTGGGATTACAGTATTGCTAATAAGAGAGCTTCAGACGATCGATCAGAAATTATTACTGACAAACTCAGG AAAGCGATCAAGCAAGATGAGCTACCATACCAAAA ATGGTGCGTGAGATTGATCCGCGCTGCCGTCCACGGGCTGGTAATTCTTCTATTGGTCGGGAGTGTGTGCGCCATTTACTTCACCGTGCGCAGCGCCCGCTGCATACTGCTGACGTCGCAGGACTTGGATTTGACGCAATTTTTAGATAAAGGAACTGCTGGAATtggcgatttcttttctgtgaTGAGG GTTCCACTTGTTGTTAGTTCTCTCAACATAGTCatgccttttttctttgaactGATGTCTCAATGGAATTGGGAAAAGAGGCATCCACGGGCCTACCTAAAGCTCACTCTTGCCAG AAGCTTTATTCTCTATCTGGCTAACTTCATTGTGCTGCTGGTTTCTTTGTTTACCCAAATGACATCCAATCTTACA ATGGGCAATGAAGAGGATATTTCCTGTTGCCTCCAAGCAGTTCGGTCCCAGTATCCCAACGGCGAAATGATCATCAACGAACAACCCGCCTGTCAGCAGCTTGCTGAGGCCCACGCACGGAATATAGTCAAGGATTCAGCATCGTGTTACGACTATCTACAACGCTCGCATTCAAACGTCGTTGAGAAATTTTCGTGCCTGGCGACAATTGGGTCGCATTTTGGTCACCAGTCGCGTCGATGCTGGGAGACACTCGTCGGTCAAGAATTGTTCAAATTGTTGTGCATCGATTTGCTGTTGGAAATCATTGTGAGCATTTTCTTGGCCGAGTTTGTGCGTGGCGTTTTTGTGAAAACAAACGGCTTCAAATGCTGCGGGTCACTGGCCAAAAAG ATAAAATGTGCTTCTTTCAGTACGTCGCAAAATGTCCTCAGCTTAGTCTATCAGCAGTCTCTAGCATG GTTCGGTACGTTATTCTGTCCTTTTTTGCTTGGAATTGCTGCATTTGGCTGCTTGATCGTGTTACTGCTCAGGACCGTCATGTGTCGCTGGTTTCTTCGTCCGCAGCACGTATTCCGCGACTTTCGCGGCTCGGCGAGATACTATCACATGGTCGCCTTGCTCGGAATGCTGCTCGTCACTCTTTTTGCTGTTGGCtacgttttcgtcga ATTAGAACCATCAAGCAGTTGCGGTCCGTTTCGGTCCTTACCGAGCATGGGTAGCATTGTAAGCCAAGAAATTCAAGGCTGGACATCGTGGTTAGTGACGACAGTTGACTACATAAGATCTGCTGCCGTCGTATGCATTCTGTTGCTTTTGCTTTG TGCTTTGGCTTACTATCAGTGGTGCCAGGCAACGGCCTACAAAGAATTTCAAAAGGACTTGGTGTTTCAAATGAAAGTG CTGCGCAGCAAACTAAAAGTCAACAGGCCAACTG GAAGTGCATCAAACACCTTGCGTTCTCCTGTCAGTCGTGTTGCCCTGACAACAcctgacggcgacgttcgtaCCGTCACTCTACCGCGTGTAATTCCCAGTTTGCCACCCCAACCGCCGGCACCCGCACCGGTAGTCGCACCATCACGTTTTgaggcaaagaagaaacaaaaagaatCGAACGAGGggaagcaaaagaagaaggaacagaagaaaaacaagaaggaggagaagaagaaaaagaaggaggaCAAGCAAAGCCTTCTAGAAAGCGACCACACTGAGCACTACAACGACGTCTTTGAAGATCTCTACGCGGTTGGACGACGTGACGCCAGCATTAATCGGCCGCCGCGAGACGCTAAACGGCAGCCGCATATGGGAGCGGCTCGACTTGGCGTTCCCCTGCCAGGTCTGCAGCTGGCATCAAGTGAGCGGTTCATGGCGCACATCAGCGTGCCCGATCGGTTTGTGGGAACGGATGACGATCCTCTCATGGAAGAGGAGATGCCGGCGGATTTTTTTCGTAATCCGCTTCTACCACAGGAATCAACTTTGTAA
- the LOC136186234 gene encoding E3 ubiquitin-protein ligase TM129-like: MDNLWLYTIVYWLLVLCFVAPPDAFRSGGLTVQCLFSSYLGSEEMNFVGYNMKRTTITIVTHAALPMGYTLVGGLFHEPMNIVHLDRAPNWIKYYNLAAIACLTIGCVMAKYWTSKNWSRHPLARRLAVYDPDWRSVAASLNIEFRRVDKFVSRAGQAGARVYVTDTWIVKTSAHRVDVARQYDVHLNVLRDEQHAVAVDAPQSPVQYVWIEVRSVAMATTNRIIDPFVLRVNALELSDMKEKLSSPVRSARNVVVRATLSEQFAVAFREHVEKNPLHRVDLTTSTPDRCVGCMAFTSNVKLVKLCGDRHEGECVPCYCRPMWCFGCMAKWFASRQDQSRPETWLSSSASCPTCRAQFCVLDVCLIPGADQIPARRDDLDDD; the protein is encoded by the exons ATGGATAATCTCTGGCTGTACACAATTGTCTATTGGCTGCTCGTTCTCTGCTTCGTCGCCCCGCCGGACGCATTTCGAAGCGGCGGACTCACAGTCCAGTGCCTCTTCTCATCGTATCTCGGCAGCGAAGAGATGAACTTCGTCGGCTACAACATGAAGAGGACGACTATCACGATCGTCACGCACGCCGCCCTGCCAATGGGATATACTCTCGTCGGCGGGCTTTTTCACGAACCAATGAACATCGTCCACCTCGACAGGGCTCCGAATTGGATAAAATACTACAACCTCGCCGCGATAGCGTGCCTTACGATCGGCTGCGTGATGGCGAA ATACTGGACGTCGAAAAACTGGTCGCGACATcctctcgctcgtcgtctcgccgtctACGATCCCGACTGGCGATCGGTCGCCGCCTCGCTCAACatcgaatttcgtcgcgtcgacaaATTCGTCTCGCGCGCGGGCCAAGCCGGCGCGCGCGTCTACGTCACCGACACGTGGATCGTCAAGACGTCGGCGCATCgggtcgacgtcgcgcgtcaGTACGACGTTCACTTGAACGTCTTGCGCGACGAACAGcacgccgttgccgtcgacgcgcctCAATCGCCCGTTCAGTACGTTTGGATCGAGGTTCGTTctgttgccatggcaacgacgaaTCGCATCATCGATCCGTTCGTCCTGCGCGTGAACGCGCTCGAATTGAGCGACATGAAGGAGAAGTTGAGCAGTCCCGTGCGCAGCGCgcgcaacgtcgtcgttcgagcgaCGCTCAGCGAACAGTTTGCCGTCGCCTTTCGGGAGCACGTCGAGAAGAATCCGCTTCATCGCGTcgacttgacgacgtcgacgcccgaTCGATGCGTCGGCTGCATGGCGTTTACGTCGAACGTGAAACTCGTTAAATTGTGCGGGGATCGGCACGAGGGCGAGTGCGTGCCGTGCTACTGTCGACCCATGTGGTGCTTCGGTTGCATGGCGAAGTGGTTTGCAAGTCGGCAGGATCAGAGTCGACCTGAAACGTGGCTGTCCAGTTCGGCGTCCTGTCCGACGTGTCGAGCGCAATTCTGCGTGCTTGACGTCTGTCTCATACCGGGAGCCGATCAGATTCCGGCACGTCGGGACGATTTGGACGATGATTGA
- the LOC136186229 gene encoding guanine nucleotide-binding protein-like 1, which translates to MHRRKPFSVKQKKKQLQEKRKRKKERKDRCDDETENRRAETAAAAATAVRLDSQTSSGEEESEVKEDIRIHEQPRAKQKQHDPNRYRLHFEQQSAAEIAQRKREAREPIIHLPPECLEVCLEDVYQPGSVLDFPKRPLWDYSMTKRQVEEREEQMFSKYFKGIRDQYRPDQLSWFEKNLETWRQLWRVLEMSDVILLITDIRHPVLHFPPALYDYVVNDAKKKLVLILNKVDLVHRGLVIAWKLYFESKFPELHIVCFSSFPTGDPTVTSRATKGLLSKPKKRTGKASGGNAILAAIRDLHLDKGNLDEWEVKLAEGDPFEYRQQEEDAGGARKKDSLLTIGLVGHPNVGKSSVINGLIGKKVVSCSRTPGHTKHFQTIYLTPTVCLCDCPGLVFPSLVDKNLQILSGLFPVSQVQEPYSPVGYLAARIPLVEILGIRREEGDVSDPDRPMSAWEICFYWAEKRGYYTARAARPDAYRAANSLLRLTIEGRLCMAMRPPGYAKDTPAKDHVSVAEQLIDRDETESDESSSEDDVSEEEADEALTNRYALLGNAPSEMI; encoded by the exons ATGCATCGTCGAAAGCCGTTCAGCGtaaagcagaagaagaagcagctgcaagagaaacgaaagcgaaagaaagaaa GAAAAGATCGCTGCGATGACGAAACGGAAAACAGGCGCGCAGAaacagccgccgccgctgctaCCGCTGTGCGCCTCGATTCGCAAACGAGCTcgggagaagaagaaagcgaagtgAAAGAAGATATTAGAATACACGAGCAGCCGCGAGCGAAGCAGAAGCAACACGATCCCAATAG GTACCGGCTACATTTCGAACAGCAGTCGGCTGCAGAAATCGCGCAGAGAAAGCGAGAAGCGAGGGAACCAATCATACATCTGCCTCCa GAATGCCTTGAGGTTTGCCTCGAGGACGTCTATCAGCCCGGTTCTG TGCTCGACTTTCCCAAACGACCGTTGTGGGATTATTCGATGACAAAGAGACAGGTGGAGGAAAGGGAGGAGCAAATGTTTAGCAAGTACTTTAAAGGTATACGCGATCAGTACAGGCCTGATCAGTTGAGCTggtttgaaaaaaatttggaG ACTTGGCGTCAGCTGTGGAGGGTGCTGGAAATGTCAGACGTTATCCTGCTCATTACTGACATACGGCATCCA GTATTGCACTTTCCTCCGGCTCTTTACGACTATGTTGTTAATGATGCTAAGAAGAAGCTTGTTCTGATCTTGAACAAG gtTGACTTGGTTCATCGCGGTCTCGTTATTGCTTGGAAGCTCTATTTTGAATCTAAATTTCCAGAGTTACACATTGTTTGCTTTTCGAGCTTTCCAACAGGCGATCCTACCGTGACAAGTCGAGCAACCA aagGCCTGCTTAGTAagccaaagaaaagaacaggGAAAGCGTCGGGTGGCAATGCTATCCTTGCTGCTATCAGAGACCTTCACTTAGATAAAG GTAACCTTGACGAATGGGAAGTCAAACTAGCTGAAGGCGATCCGTTTGAGTATCGTCAACAGGAGGAAGATGCGG GTGgcgcgagaaagaaggacAGTCTTCTTACGATTGGCTTGGTAGGTCATCCTAATGTAGGCAAATCGTCCGTTATCAACGGTCTGATAGGAAAAAAG GTTGTTAGCTGTTCAAGAACTCCTGGACACACAAAGCATTTTCAGACGATCTACCTGACGCCCACGGTGTGCTTGTGTGATTGTCCTGGGCTCGTTTTTCCCTCTCTCGTCGACAAGAACCTACAGATTCTCTCCGGTCTTTTTCCCGTTTCTCAAGTGCAAGAGCCCTACTCGCCGGTCGGCTACTTGGCCGCTCGAATTCCCCTCGTCGAGATACTCGGTATTAGAAGGGAGGAGGGAGACGTCAGCGATCCAGACAGGCCGATGTCTGCCTGGGAAATATGTTTCT ACTGGGCTGAAAAGCGTGGGTATTACACGGCTAGGGCGGCCAGACCTGATGCGTACAGGGCTG CCAATAGTCTGCTGCGTCTTACTATTGAAGGTCGACTTTGCATGGCTATGAGACCCCCAGGATATGCCAAGGACACAC CCGCGAAGGACCACGTCAGCGTTGCTGAGCAGTTAATTGACAGAGACGAGACGGAATcagacgagtcgtcgtctgaGGACGACGTCTCTGAAGAGGAAGCTGATGAGGCACTAACTAATCGATATGCTCTTCTGGGAAACGCGCCGTCGGAAATGATCTGA
- the LOC136186241 gene encoding ciliary microtubule inner protein 2B-like produces the protein MGRRGKSTLMTPDPYHIPGYCGYCPQFKYGIGTTFGSGTHELLIRPGLARSGRSVLADTVPIPPTSAPAQTESPSLLRTRTKSWGDQKLIENMVPGYTGYIPKSQNYFGSRYAEACHNAVSDFEWDQRSYQSKRAELQTHSQSQSNSLKPAHSAALPYLSPQALQHSVSPYYMRHGDPHKYFMSGYTGFVPRTRNYMGKGYPVITNEALREHGDDEQRIAYVKTTPIVVRRSMATDRQATRIYPVEAGLVPNYTGHIPAQKFKYGMTFGHSTKNAARNAVPEVVA, from the exons ATGGGTCGACGTGGAAAATCGACTTTGATGACCCCCGATCCCTATCACATACCCGG ATACTGCGGCTATTGTCCCCAATTCAAGTACGGAATTGGCACGACGTTCGGGTCGGGCACGCACGAGTTGCTCATCAGGCCTGGCTTGGCTCGTTCAGGGCGCAGCGTCTTGGCCGACACCGTTCCCATTCCACCCACGTCCGCCCCCGCCCAAACCGAGTCCCCGTCGCTCCTGAGAACGCGCACAAAGAGCTGGGGAGATCAGAAGTTGATTGAGAACATGGTCCCTGGATACACAG GCTACATACCCAAGTCTCAGAACTACTTCGGATCTCGCTACGCCGAAGCGTGCCACAATGCCGTTTCCGACTTTGAATGGGATCAGCGTTCGTACCAGAGCAAACGCGCCGAGCTCCAAACTCACTCCCAATCCCAATCCAACTCGCTCAAGCCGGCCCACTCGGCAGCACTTCCCTATCTCTCACCGCAGGCCCTCCAGCACTCCGTCTCACCCTACTACATGCGCCACGGCGATCCGCACAAGTACTTCATGTCGGGCTACACAGGCTTCGTGCCGAGAACGCGCAACTACATGGGCAAGGGCTATCCGGTCATCACGAACGAAGCCCTGAGAgagcacggcgacgacgagcagcgAATCGCTTACGTCAAGACAACGCCGATTGTTGTTCGCCGTTCAATGGCGACCGATCGACAGGCGACGCGGATCTATCCCGTCGAAGCCGGTCTCGTTCCCAACTACACCGGTCATATTCCAGCGCAGAAATTCAAGTACGGAATGACGTTCGGTCACAGCACGAAGAACGCCGCTCGGAACGCCGTCCCGGAAGTTGTCgcctga
- the LOC136186233 gene encoding uncharacterized protein, with the protein MPVQSQSQCLGARVTSRCVLYCSVMLRAFIYRASTARRFLARLSSSAVKTPDPHDGPIVTPNTFRGMQAHFPCLARPDEWPEPRYTDRARGYETFSSKTPFTFRWGGILPEISISYETWGKLNDSKSNAILLHPSLSTSSHAKSNKGNPDAGWWEDFIGPGRPLNTDEFFIICTNNLGSCYGSSGPSSLNPETEKPYGMTFPLLTVEDIVRSQFLLLDHLGIEKIHAAIGSSLGGMESLQAAALFPDRVERAISVSACVRTHPQSIALRYCQRRIIMSDPNWNGGNYYEGKFPFVGMRHARELGTYTYRSGPEWEERFGHERHSPTEPPNFCPDFEIEHYLEHAGNKFSLIYDPNSVLYISKAMDLFDLGDGCDSLLSGVARITCPVLVLGVPSDVLFPVSQQREAADILRNTGNSAVTYYEINSIYGHDTFFFDFHNVGTAIKGYLESSLAIIS; encoded by the exons ATGCCCGTACAATCACAGTCCCAGTGTTTAGGTGCACGCGTCACGTCGCGTTGTGTACTGTACTGCAGTGTTATGCTACGTGCGTTTATATATCGCGCGAGCACAGCTCGCAGATTTCTCGCAAGGCTATCGAGCAGCGCAGTTAAAACACCAGACCCGCACGACGGACCGATCGTTACGCCAAACACGTTTCGTGGAATGCAAGCCCACTTCCCATGTCTCGCCCG GCCCGATGAATGGCCGGAGCCGAGATACACCGACCGCGCTCGCGGCTACGAGACGTTTAGCAGCAAAACGCCATTTACTTTTCGCTGGGGCGGAATCTTGCctgaaatttcaatttcatatGAAACGTGGGGCAAGCTGAACGACTCCAAGTCAAATGCGATTCTACTGCATCCGAGCctgtcaacgtcgtcgcatGCAAAGAGTAACAAA GGTAATCCTGATGCGGGCTGGTGGGAGGACTTTATTGGGCCCGGACGTCCTCTTAATACCGACGAGTTTTTCATTATTTGTACTAATAATTTGGGTAGCTGCTACGGATCTTC GGGTCCATCGAGTCTTAACCCAGAAACAGAGAAG CCATATGGCATGACATTTCCTCTTCTGACTGTGGAAGACATCGTCAGATCTCAGTTTCTGCTCCTTGATCACCTTGGAATAGAAAAG ATTCACGCTGCTATCGGTTCATCGCTAGGTGGAATGGAATCCCTCCAAGCAGCAGCTCTCTTTCCGGACCGCGTGGAACG TGCCATTTCTGTGTCGGCGTGCGTACGCACGCATCCCCAGTCAATTGCCTTGCGCTATTGCCAACGACGCATCATCATGTCCGATCCCAACTGGAATGGCGGTAACTACTACGAAGGCAAATTTCCATTTGTTGGAATGCGTCACGCTCGCGAATTGGGCACGTATACGTACCGAAGCGGTCCTGAATGGGAAGAGCGGTTTGGACACGAGAGACACAGTCCCACCGAACCACCCAACTTTTGCCcagattttgaaattgagcACTATCTCGAACATGCCGGTAACAAATTTTCTCTAATCTATGATCCCAATTCTGTCCTATACATATCAAAG GCTATGGATCTGTTTGACTTGGGTGATGGGTGCGATTCTCTATTGAGTGGCGTTGCACGAATCACGTGCCCTGTTTTG gtacTGGGCGTTCCTAGCGACGTTCTTTTTCCCGTCTCTCAGCAGCGAGAAGCGGCTGACATTCTTAGGAATACTG GAAATTCTGCTGTGACGTATTATGAGATAAATTCTATTTACGGTCATGatacgtttttctttgattttcataACGTTGGGACGGCTATAAAG GGCTACCTAGAAAGCAGCTTAGCCATCATTTCATAA